From the Osmerus eperlanus chromosome 21, fOsmEpe2.1, whole genome shotgun sequence genome, one window contains:
- the LOC134007417 gene encoding splicing factor U2AF 35 kDa subunit isoform X2 — MAEYLASIFGTEKDKVNCSFYFKIGACRHGDRCSRLHNKPTFSQTILIQNIYRNPQNSAQTADASRCAVSDVEMQEHYDEFFEEVFTEMEEKYGEVEEMNVCDNLGDHLVGNVYVKFRREEDAEKAVTDLNNRWFNGQPIHAELSPVTDFREACCRQYEMGECTRGGFCNFMHLKPISRELRRELYGRRKKRHRSSSRSRDRRSRSRDRGRGGGGGRDRARRRSRDRERSGRF, encoded by the exons ATGGCGGAGTACTTGGCGTCCATTTTCGGTACAGAGAAAGACAA GGTCAATTGTTCATTCTATTTCAAAATTGGAGCGTGCAGGCATGGAGACCGCTGCTCTAGGTTGCACAACAAACCAACTTTCAGCCAG ACCATCTTGATTCAAAACATCTACCGTAATCCCCAAAACAGTGCACAGACGGCCGACGCCTCTCGCT GTGCTGTCAGCGATGTGGAGATGCAAGAGCACTACGACGAGTTCtttgag GAGGTCTTcacggagatggaggagaagtacggcgaggtggaggagatgaacGTGTGCGACAACCTGGGTGACCACCTAGTGGGGAACGTCTATGTGAAG TTCCGCCGGGAAGAGGACGCGGAGAAAGCGGTGACGGACCTGAACAACCGCTGGTTCAACGGTCAGCCCATCCACGCAGAGCTGTCCCCCGTCACCGACTTCCGAGAAGCCTGCTGTCGCCAGTATGAAATGGG AGAGTGCACGCGGGGTGGCTTCTGCAACTTCATGCACCTAAAACCCATATCACGAGAGCTCCGTAGGGAGTTGTATGGCCGCCGCAAGAAAAG GCACCGCTCCAGCTCGCGTTCGCGAGACAGGCGCTCCCGGTCCAGAGACCGTGGTCGTGGTGGCGGTGGTGGACGGGACCGTGCAAGACGGAGGTCAAGGGACAGAGAACGTTCTGGAAGATTCTAA
- the LOC134007416 gene encoding B- and T-lymphocyte attenuator-like isoform X2, whose protein sequence is MRPNKLWTKPPLLILLAVHLFPWTIYTQDAECWPEIRVHRNTVMSASPGEDLRIECPVHLCNYSQPVVSWCKLDFSNNCSPLNRSAQTETHWQNLKGNTGISILNLKDVSTNDAGQYRCQYRSDMSHSIEIRVSASSPHPNPELEWLLPYIYPVVGILGLVVVVMTTSILLMRRSRGRPKNTDPTENKYTAIPMTQQALPDISPQPYPRASPRQPVPTIYDNAPSRRPPRAHAPPSRPAANPKALPEDRDQGNRKPCERERDEESLLYAALDHQALPGATGRPQRPQEECSEYAAIRVH, encoded by the exons ATGAGGCCCAACAAGCTTTGGACCAAGCCCCCTCTGTTAATCCTCCTGGCTGTGCATTTGTTCCCCTGGACCATCTACA CACAAGATGCTGAATGTTGGCCAGAGATTAGAGTACATCGGAATACAGTTATGAGCGCTTCACCTGGAGAGGACCTGAGGATTGAGTGCCCCGTTCACTTGTGCAACTACTCACAACCAGTGGTCTCATGGTGTAAACTGGATTTTTCAAATAACTGCAGTCCTTTAAATCGATCTGCTCAGACTGAAACCCACTGGCAGAATTTGAAAGGCAACACAGGGATCTCAATCCTAAATTTGAAAGATGTATCTACAAACGATGCAGGTCAATATAGGTGTCAATATAGATCTGACATGAGTCATAGCATCGAGATCAGAGTCTCAG ccAGCTCTCCACATCCAAATCCTGAATTAGAGTGGCTTTTGCCTTACATCTACCCTGTGGTGGGGATTTTAGGGCTTGTTGTCGTGGTGATGACTACATCCATCTTATTGATGCGAAGAAGTCGAG GTCGACCAAAGAACACTGATCCAACAGAAAATAAA TACACGGCTATACCAATGACACAACAAGCATTGCCTGACATcagcccccagccctaccccagagCAAGCCCCCGTCAGCCCGTACCCACCATCTACGACAACGCACCCTCCAGGAGACCCCCCCGCGCCCATGCACCTCCCAGCCGGCCCGCTGCGAATCCCAAGGCCTTACCAGAGGACAGAGACCAGGGCAACAGGAAGCCAtgcgaaagggagagagatgaagagagtctTCTGTACGCTGCACTCGACCACCAGGCTCTTCCTGGGGCCACAGGCCGGCCCCAGAGGCCCCAGGAGGAGTGCTCTGAGTACGCAGCCATCCGTGTACACTGA
- the LOC134007417 gene encoding splicing factor U2AF 35 kDa subunit isoform X3 — protein sequence MQEHYDEFFEEVFTEMEEKYGEVEEMNVCDNLGDHLVGNVYVKFRREEDAEKAVTDLNNRWFNGQPIHAELSPVTDFREACCRQYEMGECTRGGFCNFMHLKPISRELRRELYGRRKKRHRSSSRSRDRRSRSRDRGRGGGGGRDRARRRSRDRERSGRF from the exons ATGCAAGAGCACTACGACGAGTTCtttgag GAGGTCTTcacggagatggaggagaagtacggcgaggtggaggagatgaacGTGTGCGACAACCTGGGTGACCACCTAGTGGGGAACGTCTATGTGAAG TTCCGCCGGGAAGAGGACGCGGAGAAAGCGGTGACGGACCTGAACAACCGCTGGTTCAACGGTCAGCCCATCCACGCAGAGCTGTCCCCCGTCACCGACTTCCGAGAAGCCTGCTGTCGCCAGTATGAAATGGG AGAGTGCACGCGGGGTGGCTTCTGCAACTTCATGCACCTAAAACCCATATCACGAGAGCTCCGTAGGGAGTTGTATGGCCGCCGCAAGAAAAG GCACCGCTCCAGCTCGCGTTCGCGAGACAGGCGCTCCCGGTCCAGAGACCGTGGTCGTGGTGGCGGTGGTGGACGGGACCGTGCAAGACGGAGGTCAAGGGACAGAGAACGTTCTGGAAGATTCTAA
- the LOC134007416 gene encoding B- and T-lymphocyte attenuator-like isoform X1 produces MRPNKLWTKPPLLILLAVHLFPWTIYTQDAECWPEIRVHRNTVMSASPGEDLRIECPVHLCNYSQPVVSWCKLDFSNNCSPLNRSAQTETHWQNLKGNTGISILNLKDVSTNDAGQYRCQYRSDMSHSIEIRVSERADISTVVCEKNETTSSPHPNPELEWLLPYIYPVVGILGLVVVVMTTSILLMRRSRGRPKNTDPTENKYTAIPMTQQALPDISPQPYPRASPRQPVPTIYDNAPSRRPPRAHAPPSRPAANPKALPEDRDQGNRKPCERERDEESLLYAALDHQALPGATGRPQRPQEECSEYAAIRVH; encoded by the exons ATGAGGCCCAACAAGCTTTGGACCAAGCCCCCTCTGTTAATCCTCCTGGCTGTGCATTTGTTCCCCTGGACCATCTACA CACAAGATGCTGAATGTTGGCCAGAGATTAGAGTACATCGGAATACAGTTATGAGCGCTTCACCTGGAGAGGACCTGAGGATTGAGTGCCCCGTTCACTTGTGCAACTACTCACAACCAGTGGTCTCATGGTGTAAACTGGATTTTTCAAATAACTGCAGTCCTTTAAATCGATCTGCTCAGACTGAAACCCACTGGCAGAATTTGAAAGGCAACACAGGGATCTCAATCCTAAATTTGAAAGATGTATCTACAAACGATGCAGGTCAATATAGGTGTCAATATAGATCTGACATGAGTCATAGCATCGAGATCAGAGTCTCAG AGAGAGCAGACATCTCCACAGTTGTGTGTGAGAAGAATGAAACAA ccAGCTCTCCACATCCAAATCCTGAATTAGAGTGGCTTTTGCCTTACATCTACCCTGTGGTGGGGATTTTAGGGCTTGTTGTCGTGGTGATGACTACATCCATCTTATTGATGCGAAGAAGTCGAG GTCGACCAAAGAACACTGATCCAACAGAAAATAAA TACACGGCTATACCAATGACACAACAAGCATTGCCTGACATcagcccccagccctaccccagagCAAGCCCCCGTCAGCCCGTACCCACCATCTACGACAACGCACCCTCCAGGAGACCCCCCCGCGCCCATGCACCTCCCAGCCGGCCCGCTGCGAATCCCAAGGCCTTACCAGAGGACAGAGACCAGGGCAACAGGAAGCCAtgcgaaagggagagagatgaagagagtctTCTGTACGCTGCACTCGACCACCAGGCTCTTCCTGGGGCCACAGGCCGGCCCCAGAGGCCCCAGGAGGAGTGCTCTGAGTACGCAGCCATCCGTGTACACTGA
- the LOC134007417 gene encoding splicing factor U2AF 35 kDa subunit isoform X1 has translation MAEYLASIFGTEKDKVNCSFYFKIGACRHGDRCSRLHNKPTFSQTIALLNIYRNPQNSAQSADGLHCAVSDVEMQEHYDEFFEEVFTEMEEKYGEVEEMNVCDNLGDHLVGNVYVKFRREEDAEKAVTDLNNRWFNGQPIHAELSPVTDFREACCRQYEMGECTRGGFCNFMHLKPISRELRRELYGRRKKRHRSSSRSRDRRSRSRDRGRGGGGGRDRARRRSRDRERSGRF, from the exons ATGGCGGAGTACTTGGCGTCCATTTTCGGTACAGAGAAAGACAA GGTCAATTGTTCATTCTATTTCAAAATTGGAGCGTGCAGGCATGGAGACCGCTGCTCTAGGTTGCACAACAAACCAACTTTCAGCCAG ACCATTGCCCTCTTGAACATTTACCGTAACCCTCAAAACTCTGCCCAGTCTGCCGATGGTTTACACT GTGCTGTCAGCGATGTGGAGATGCAAGAGCACTACGACGAGTTCtttgag GAGGTCTTcacggagatggaggagaagtacggcgaggtggaggagatgaacGTGTGCGACAACCTGGGTGACCACCTAGTGGGGAACGTCTATGTGAAG TTCCGCCGGGAAGAGGACGCGGAGAAAGCGGTGACGGACCTGAACAACCGCTGGTTCAACGGTCAGCCCATCCACGCAGAGCTGTCCCCCGTCACCGACTTCCGAGAAGCCTGCTGTCGCCAGTATGAAATGGG AGAGTGCACGCGGGGTGGCTTCTGCAACTTCATGCACCTAAAACCCATATCACGAGAGCTCCGTAGGGAGTTGTATGGCCGCCGCAAGAAAAG GCACCGCTCCAGCTCGCGTTCGCGAGACAGGCGCTCCCGGTCCAGAGACCGTGGTCGTGGTGGCGGTGGTGGACGGGACCGTGCAAGACGGAGGTCAAGGGACAGAGAACGTTCTGGAAGATTCTAA